One window of the Triticum dicoccoides isolate Atlit2015 ecotype Zavitan chromosome 3B, WEW_v2.0, whole genome shotgun sequence genome contains the following:
- the LOC119281978 gene encoding uncharacterized protein LOC119281978, translated as MAGARNNELRMTLLGLALLGLLLLSHTAAPVEAAAGVQENSFSMNGAGGRSLNSFSMNTAEGEGAKGGKAKPAAGDF; from the coding sequence ATGGCGGGCGCAAGGAACAACGAGCTGCGCATGACCCTGCTCGGCCTGGCCCTGCTGGGGCTCCTGCTGCTGAGCCACACCGCGGCTCCGGTGGAAGCTGCCGCGGGCGTGCAGGAGAACAGCTTCTCCATGAACGGCGCCGGCGGCCGCAGTCTCAACAGCTTCAGCATGAACACCGCCGAGGGCGAGGGCGCCAAGGGGGGGAAAGCCAAACCCGCCGCCGGCGACTTCTGA